Below is a window of Escherichia coli DSM 30083 = JCM 1649 = ATCC 11775 DNA.
TAAAACGGTCGTCGCTGATGGTGTGGGTCAGGGTTATAAAGAAGTCCAGGAAATTAGCCCGAATCTACGGTATATCATTGATGAGCTTGATCAAATCTGCCAGCGTGACCGCAGCGAAGTTGATCTTAAGCGTAAGATCCTCGACGACTTACGTCACCTGGAGTCAGTAGTAACCAATAAGATCAGCGAGATTGAAGCCGATCTGGAAAAACTGACGCGTAAATAATGCCATTCTGTGGGCCGGGTAAAGTCTCACCCGGCTGTAATTTTGTAATCGACCTACCGCTCTTCATCCAGTTGTAACGCCACATACAGCAGCAACCTGTCATCAAAATTGCCCAAATCAAGCCCGGTCAGTTCCGATATACGATTAAGCCGATATTCCAGAGTATTACGATGAATAAACAACG
It encodes the following:
- the yaeH gene encoding DUF3461 family protein, which encodes MYDNLKSLGITNPEEIDRYSLRQEANNDILKIYFQKDKGEFFAKSVKFKYPRQRKTVVADGVGQGYKEVQEISPNLRYIIDELDQICQRDRSEVDLKRKILDDLRHLESVVTNKISEIEADLEKLTRK